In Sphingomonas sp. JUb134, the sequence GCAGGCGGGGCCCCGCCTTGCGCGCGGCGCGCTCCATGACCGTGAAGAGGCCGGAATGTGCAACCATGATGTTTAGCGTCCCTGGGGCTTCTTGGCAGCCGGCGCGGCGCCGGGAGGCGCTTCGCGCACGCCGCACACGGCCGCGACCGCCGAGAGGCGATCGGTCGTGTTGGACGCGTTCAGCTTGTCCTTGTTCTTGTTGAGCATCTCGGTCGTGCGCAGGCTGATCTCGGCCAGCGGCGCGCGATAGATGCAGGCGAAGAGCGCGCTCTTCACCTGTTCGGGCACCTTGTCCGACTGGAGCCCGCCGATCATCGCAGCAAGCGTCTTGGAAGCGTTCTCCACCTCCTCGCGGGAGGGCTGGCCGGCGGCAGGCTTGGCAGCCGCGGGCTTGGCACCGCTCTTCGCCTTTTGCGCCGAGGCGCCGGGGCTCAGGACCAGGGCGGCCGCGGCCGCGAGGGGGAGGAGAAGCTTCATACGCGTTACTCTCGTTGCTCAGTCCGCGCGGCGGACGTAGGTCTGCTCGTACACGTCAACCACGATGCGGGTTCCGCTGGCGATGTGCGGCGGCACCATGACGCGCACGCCATTGTCCAGCACGGCCGGCTTGTAGGACGACGAGGCGGTCTGCCCCTTCACCACCGCGTCCGCCTCGACGATCGTGGCTTCGATCGTATCGGGCAGCTGAACGCTGATCGCTTCCTCGTCGTAGAGTTCCATCACGACGTCCATGCCATCCTGAAGGAAGGCGGCTGCGTCGCCCAGGAGGTCGCGCGGGAGCGAAACCTGGTCATAGGTTTCCTTGTCCATGAAGACGAGCATGTCGCCTTCCGGGTACAGGAACTGGAAGTCCTTGGTGTCGAGGCGCACGCGCTCCACCGTCTCTGCCGAGCGGAAGCGGACGTTGTTCTTGCGGCCGTCGCGCAGGTTCTTGAGTTCCACCTGCATGTAGGCGCCGCCCTTGCCAGGCTGGGTGTGCTGGATCTTCACCGCACGCCAGATGCCGCCTTCATATTCGATGATGTTGCCGGGACGGATGTCGACGCCGCTGATCTTCATGCTGGAACCTGTGGTGGAAAGAGCCAAGGGCCGGCGACGCAAGTCGCCCGGGCCACGATGCGCGCGGCTTTAGCCGCCGCCACCGGTTCCGGCAAGCAGCGGATAGGGGTTGAGCGGCGTGCCCTGGTGCCAGCGCTCGCCCGGCGCCATGTGCTTCACCGCGAAGTGGAGGTGGGGACCGTCCGGGCTGGCGTTGCCGGTGGAGCCGACGGTGCCGATCCCCTGCCCCCGGCGCACCAGCTGCCCTTCCTGCAAGCCGGGGGCATAGGCGTCGAGGTGCGCGTAATAGTCGACGTGCGCGCCATCGGCGGTGCGGATGTAGATGGTGTGACCGCCAGCGGCGCTGTCGAACAGCTTCTCGATGCGGCCCCCGCGGGCGGCGAGCACGGGCGTGCCGCGGGGCGCCATGATGTCGATCGCCTGGTGCTCGCGCGCGCCGCCGTCGCGGCTCTGGTCCCACGTGTCGACGAGCTGATCGGGCGCGATGCCGGCAACGGGGACGATGAGGCCGGCGGCGTTGGGACGCAGCCGCGCGGCGGGCGGCGCGGCCGCGGGAGCGGATGCCACGCCGGGTGGCGGTGGGGTGCTGCCGGGCGACAGCATCAGGATGAACGCGCCGCCCGCGAGCACCAGCAGCAGCAGGATCGACCAGCCGAGGCGGTTCATGGCTGGCGTGCCCGCCGGTTGGTGGTGCCGCCGATTGCTGTCCGACCCATCGCGCGCTCCGAGGATGTTTCGGGTGGAGAACGTTCGAGGGGGCGGTGGTATCCCGCGGCGGCGGTGTCGCGAGTTTCACGGGCGCCTTCCCAACTGGGCCCCGGCCTTCGCCGGGGTACAGGAGGGTTGTGCCGCCCCCCCCCCCCACTCCCGGCGTATCCCCGCGCAGGCGGAACTTCTGCGAAACAGGGGCCGCCGTCCTTTGGTCACACCCGTATTCCTGCGCAGGCAGGAATCCGGGGCCAGGCAGAGCAACGACGTGCGGTGCTTGGGACCCTGGGCTCCTGCCTTCGCAGGAGCACGGGAACGTGAAGCCTAGCGCGTCTTCCCCTTGGCGAGCAGTTCGGTGAAGGCGCGGACGGCGGCGGCTTCGTCGCCGTTCCAGACCGAGCCGCTTACCGCCAGGAAATCGGCGCCGGCGTCGATCAGCGGCTGCGCATTGTCCGGCGTGATGCCGCCGATCGCGACGCAGGGCAGCTCGAACAGCGTCGTCCACCAGGACAGGATCGCCGGCTCCGCGCGGTGGCGGACTTCCTTGGTGGTGGTAGGATAGAAGCTGCCGAAGGCGACATAGTCGGCTCCCGCCTCCCCCGCCCCCATCGCCAGGTGGCGGCTGTCGTGGCAGGTCACGCCGATCTGCACCGACGGGCCGAGCGCGGCGCGGGCCTCGCGCGGGTCGCCGTCCTCCTGGCCGAGATGGACGCCGTCCGCCCCCAGCCGCTTGGCGAGGCTGACGCTGTCGTTGACGATGAACGCGACTTCGCGATCGGCGCAGAGGCGCTGGAGCGGTTCGGCGAGGCGCGCGGCGGCGTGCTGGTCCATGTCCTTCACGCGGAACTGGAAGGCTGCGACCGGACCTGCATCGAGCGCGCGGGCGAGCCGGTCCGGGAAGGTGCCCGACACGTCGAGCGGCGAGATGAGGTAGAGCTGGGTAGCCGGCCGGCGATTGTGGGCCTCGAATTGATCCGCGAAGCCTTCCAGCGCGTTGTCGGCTTCGAGGTCATCTTCGGGATCGTGCATGGAAAGCTCCGGGTTTGCGGCAGTTCGGGTGGGGTGTTCCGGTTGGATCTACCCGCATTGGCGTGGCCGCTTCTACCCCGAGAAGCTGGCGGTCAAGCGCTGGTTCGCCTTCTATGCCGAGCATTTCGAGACGGTGGAGATCAACAACAGCTTCTACCGGCTGCCGAAACCCGAAACGTTCGACGGCTGGGCGGCACAGGCGCCGCCGGGCTTTCGCTATGCGGTAAAGGCCAATCGCTTCCTGACCCAGGCCAAGAAGCTGAAGGATTGCGAGGAGCCGATGGCGCGGATGATGCCGGCGTTCCGGCATCTGGGGGAGACGCTCGGGCCGGTGCTGTACCAGCTGCCACCGCGGTTCAAGCTCAACCTGGAGCGACTGGAGGCGTTCCTAGAACTCGCGCCAAAAGACGTCGTCAACGTCTTCGAATTCCGGGAGAAGAGCTGGTACGACGACCGGGTGTTCGCGCTGCTGGAGCGATACGGGGCGAGTTTCTGTGCGCACGACATGCCCGGGTCCGACAGCCCGGACCTGGCGGTCGGGCTGGTCGCCTATGTGCGCTTTCATGGTGGCGAGGGGAAATACTGGGGGCGCTATTCAGACGAGGCGCTGCTGCGCTGGACGGACTGGATGATGGCGCAGGCGGGCGCCGGGCGCGAAGTGTGGGCGTATTTCAACAATGATGCCGAGGCGCATGCCATTCATGATGCGCTGACGTTGAAGGCGATGCTGCGACAGGCCGGGCGGTAGCCGGCAGGCGGTAAACATCACCCCTTGGTACCCCGGCGGAGGCCGGCGCCTAGTTGGGGGCGGCTCGCGAGATGCGGAGAGGTTTCCCAACTGGGCCCCGGCCTTCGCCGGGGTACCGGTGCGGGTACGGGTACCGTCAGGCGCCGGCGAGGAAGCTGCCGGGGACCGGGCGGGTCTCGGCGCTGAGGTCGAAGCCGGCGATCAGGGGGCGACCCTTGGCGATCGCGTCCCGGACGGCCGGGAGCTTCAGCGAGGCAGTGTGGCTTTCCTTGGCGTCCCAGAGTTCGGTGATCCAGATCGCGTCCGGATCGCCCGCATCCTCGGCGATCAGATACGCCAGGCAGCCCGGCATCGCGTCGGTGCCGCTGGCGAGGATGGCGACGAGCTCGGCGCGGGTGCCGGGCCTTGCCTTGATCTTGCCGATCATGCCGAAACCTGCGGTCGTGCCTGCCATCGCCACCTCTCCGTTGAGAAGGCGCCCGCCGACCAGCGCGAGCGCGAGCCCGGCCAGCAGCGGGCGCCGCTCCATCAGTCCTGACCCTGATAGATGCCGATGATCTTGTCGAGCATCGCCAGCGCCTCGTCGCGCGGACGCTGGAAGGTGTTGCGGCCAATGATCGAGCCGTTGCCGCCGCCGTCGCGGATGTCGCGTGCGTCCTGGTAGACGGCGTCGGCACCCTTGGCGGCGCCGCCCGAGAAGACGACGATGCGGCGGCCGTTGAAGCAGCTCTTCACGACATGGGCAACGCGCTTGGCCTGGGTGGAAGCGTCGAAGCCCTCATAGACCTTCTTGGCTTCCTTCTGCTCGATATGGTCGGTCGGCAGCTTCACCTTGATGATGTGCGCGCCGAGCAGCGCCGCCATGTGCGCCGCATAGGCGCCCACGTCGAGCGCCAGTTCACCTTCCTTCGACAGGGTGCCGCCACGTGGATAGGACCAGATCACGGTGGCGATGCCGACCGACTTGGCCTGGGCCGAAAGCTCGCGGATCTCCTCCATCATGTCGAACACGTCGTCGGCGCCCGGATAGATGGTGAAGCCGATCGCCGAGCAGCCGAGGCGGAGCGCGTCGTCGACGCCGCCGGTCACCGCCTGGTTGATGCCGGTCGCCCAGCTGTTGGAGGAGTTGACCTTCAGGATGGTCGGGATCTGCCCGGCGAAGGTGCCGGCGCCCGCCTCCAGCATGCCGAGCGGCGCCGCATAGGCCGAGAGGCCGGCGTCGATCGCGAGCTGGAAGTGGTAGTGCGGGTCGTATGCCGGCTCGTTGACCGCGAAGCTGCGCGCAGGGCCGTGCTCGAAGCCCTGGTCGACGGGCAGGATGACCAGCTTGCCGGTGCCGCCCAGCCGACCCTGCATCAGGATGCGGGCGAGGTTCGCCTTCACGCCGGGATTGTCGGACTCGTAGTTCGCGAGAATTTCTCTGACGATCGGCGTCATTCTGGAGGTCTCCCATGCTGCTGGTTCGCTGCGGCTGTTACCGCTTGCCTGACTTCGTTAGGCGGGCACCGCCGGCCCCACAAGGGCAGCCCGGCCATGGGAGCGCTCACTTCGTCGCGGTGCAACAAACTCGGGCTCGACGCGTATGTCCGGGATGCCTGAACGGCCCCCTGCGACCCCGCGCCACCGCCCGTTGAGCCCCGGCGAGACAGCCATGCTGCGCGGCGTGTTCGGCGAGGGCATCGACTATGCCCGCGTGCGCATCCACCCGCGAAAATGGTGGTTCGTGTTTCCGGGCAACCGGCCGATGGCGCCCAATGGGCATGCCTATTTTCCCGGCGACAGCCATGTTCCCGATTTCGCCGCGCCGGGCGTGCCGCTATGGCGCAAGGCGAGCTTCGTGCACGAGGGGACCCACCTCTACCAATGGTATGGGCTGAAGCAGTGGGTGTGGGTGCGCGGGCCGTTCCAGCGCAATTACGACTATCGGCTGGAGCCGGGGAAACCCTTCACCGCCTATGGGCTGGAGCAGATGGGGATGATCGCCCAGCATTATTTCACGCTGGCGAACGGCGGCCGCATCCCCCTGCCCTATACGCTGGCGGACTATGCCCCGCTGCTGCCGCTGGCATGAGGCGGCCGCTGCTGGCGCTGGCCGTCGTGCTGGCGGGATGCTCGAGCCAGAGCGCCGACGATCCGGACTGGCATTCGAGCAAGCGCGCGACCGACCTGGTCGTGGAGGAAGCCCTTGCGGCCGAGCCGCCGGACTATGCGCGGGCAATCACCGCGATCGAGCGATCCGGGCGGCCGAGTGCGACGGTGGCGCTGGAGGCGGGCAATCTGATCGTTGCCGGGCATCGCGAAGTGCAGCCGGAGCGACGGCCGGCGGCGACGCTGGACCAGGGACTGTCGCTGCTCGAACGGGCTGCGAACGGTCGCGGCGAAGCGGCTGATATCGCGCCACAACATCTGCGGCTCTGGTTCGAGCGCGGGGTCGGCAGCGGCGTGTACCAGGCGATGCCGCCGCGGCCCGAGCTGGCGCGATGCTGGCGGGCGGTGGAGGACCGGGAGATGCGCGCGGCGGCGTGTATCGCGATGCGGGGTGGCGGGCGGTAGGGGCCGGGCGCGCCGCGAAGTGTTCCGTGCTCCCGCGGAGGCGGGAGCCCAGGGTACAAAGGGCTACGCGCCGTTGGTCTGCTTGGCCCTGGATCCCCGCCTGCGCGGGGATACGGGATGTGAGCCGCGGGACGTGGCGTTCGGGACCCTGGGCCCCGGCCTTCGCCGGGGTACGAGTTCCGCGTTAGCGCGCCAGGGCGGCGACGCCGGGGAGTTCGCGGCCTTCCATCCACTCCAGGAAGGCGCCGCCTGCGGTGGAGACGAAGGTGAAGGCGCCCGCCGCGCCGGCCTGGTTGAGGGCTGCGACCGTGTCGCCGCCGCCGGCGACCGACACGAGCGAGCCGTCGCTGGTGAGCGCGGCGGCCGTCTTGGCGAGCGACACCGTCGCGGCATCGAACGGCGGCGTCTCGAACGCGCCGAGCGGGCCGTTCCAAACAAGCGTGCGGCAGTTCTTGAGCACGTCGCCCAGCGCCTCGACCGCGGCGGGGCCGACGTCGAGGATCATCTCGTCGGCGGCGACCTCGTGGACGTTGACGGTGCGCGTCGGCGGGTTCGGCCGGAATTCGGTCGCGACCACCACGTCGTACGGCAGGTGGATGGTGCAGCCGGCCTTGTCAGCGGCGTCGAAGATTTCCTCGGCGGTGCCGGTGAGATCGTGCTCGCACAGGCTCTTGCCGACGTTCACGCCGCGCGCGGCGAGGAAGGTGTTGGCCATGCCGCCGCCGATGATGAGGTGGTCGACCTGCCCGACCAAATGCTTGAGCACGTCGAGCTTGGTCGAGACCTTGGCGCCGCCCACGACCGCCGCGACCGGATGCTCGGGGTTGCCGAGCGCCTTGTCGAGCGCGTCGAGCTCGGCTTCCATCTGGCGGCCGGCGAACGCCGGCAGCTTGTGTGCGAGGCCCGCCGTCGAGGCATGGGCGCGGTGCGCGGCGGAGAAGGCATCGTTGACGTAGAGGTCGCCAAGCGCCGCGAGGCGATCGACCACGGCGGGATCGTTCTTTTCCTCGCCGCCGAAGAAGCGGGTGTTTTCCAGCAGCGCGATGTCGCCCGGCTGGAGCGTGGCGACCGCGTCGGCTGCGCCCTCCCAGTCGATGTAGCGGACCGGGCGGCCGAGCACTTGGCCGAACGGGATCGCCAGCTGGGCGGTGGAGAATTCCGGGCTCGGCACGCCCTTGGGACGACCGAAGTGGGCGAGCACCAGCACGATGGCGCCGCGATCGGCGAGTTCGGTGACGGTGGAGATCGCCGCGCGCAGACGGGTGGCGTCGGTGACGTGGCCGTCGGCCATCGGCACGTTCAGATCCTCACGGACCAGCACGCGCTTGCCCGCGATGTCACCCATGTCGTCCAGGGTCTTGAAATTGCGTGTCATGTCTCGATCCTGATTGTGTCGCCCACGGCGATCGTTCCGCCCGCCAGCACGCGCGTGCAGGCCCCGCCGCGCCAGTCCGGCAACAGCGCCTCGAAGAGCCCCGGCACCAGCGCGTCCATGCGCTGGCACGGGTCGCATTCACAGGTGATTTCCAGCACCACGTCGGCGCCGATGCGCAGCCGCGTGCCGGGCACCTGCGGCACGTCGAACCCGTCGACCAGCAGGTTGGCGCGACGTTCCTGCCACGGGAGGGCTCGGCCGACCGCGGCAGTGGCCGCTTCCCAGTCGCCGCGCTCCATCAGCGTCACCTGGCGCTTGCCGGTGCCGCCGGGCTTGCGCCGGCCGCGGTGGTCGCCGGCGATGCCGGCTTCCACGCTGACGTCGGCGCGGTCGAGCACCTCCATGGGTGCCCGTACAAAGGCGTGGCGCGCGATGCCGGCGATCGTGCCGACCCGCGCGCCCGCTTGCCCGTCCTCTCCGGCATCCGCCAGCGCGACGGGCATCGACATCAGCCGAACTTGGCCATCGCGCAGGCGGTGTCGACCATGCGGTTGGAGAAGCCCCACTCGTTGTCGTACCAGCTGACGACGCGCACCAGCTTGCCGTCGATCACCGCCGTCTCCAGGCTGTCGACGGTCGAAGACGCCGGCGTGTGGACGATGTCGATCGAGACGAGCGGCTCGTCCGAATAGACCAGGATGCCCTTGAGCGGGCCCTCTTCCGACGCCGCCTTCAGGATGGCGTTGACCTCTTCCTTGGTCGTGTCGCGCTTCGGCGTGAAGGTCAGGTCGACGAGGCTGCCGTCCGGCACCGGCACGCGCACCGACGAACCGTCGAGCTTGCCCTTGAGCTCCGGAAGCACCTCACCCACCGCGCGGGCAGCGCCCGTGGTCGTCGGGATGATCGACATGGCGGCCGCACGCGCGCGACGCAGGTCCTTGTGGATCTGGTCCAGGATCTTCTGGTCGTTGGTGTAGGCGTGGATCGTGGTCATCAGGCCACGCTCGATCCCGATCGAGTCGTTCAGCACCTTGGCAACCGGCGCCAGGCAGTTGGTGGTGCACGATGCGTTGGAGACGATCGTGTGGCCGGCCTCCAGCTTGTCGTGGTTGACGCCATAGACGACGGTAAGATCGACGTTCTTGCCAGGAGCCGAGATCAGCACCTTCTTGGCGCCGCCATCGATGTGCTTCTGCGCGCTGTCGCGATCGGTGAAGAAGCCGGTGCACTCGAGCACCAGTTCGACGCCGTTTTCGCCGTGCGGCAGGTTTGCAGGATCGCGCTCTGCCGTCACCTTGATGCGCTTGCCGTCGATCACGAGGTCGTTGCCGTCGGCCGAGACTTCACCCGGATAGCGGCCGTGGATGCTGTCGCGGCTGAACAGCCAGGCGTTGGACTTGGCGTCCGACAGGTCGTTGATGGTGACCAGTTCGAGGCCGCAGTCCGGGCGCTCCAGAATGGCCCGCGCAACCAGGCGGCCGATGCGCCCGAACCCGTTGATCGCTACCTTCGTCATGTTGCCGATCCTTTCACTTGGATGGTCCATGCCCGCGTTGCCGCGAGCCTCAATTCTCGAGCGCAGCCGCAACCTTGGTGGCGATCGCGTCCGCGGTCAGTCCGAAATATTCGTAGAGCTTGGGCGCCGGGCCGGAGGCGCCGAACCGGTCGATGCCGAAGCGCAGGCCGTCGAGGCCCGTGTAGCGTTCCCAGCCCATGGTGGTGCCCGCCTCGATCGAGACGATCAGCGCGTCCGCCGGTAGCACATCGCGACGATAGTCGGCAGGCTGTGCATCGAAGCGCGACCAGCAGGGCATGGACACCACATCGGCACCGATACCCTGCGCTTCAAGCTGCGCGCGGGCAGAAACCGCGAGTTCGACCTCGGAGCCGGTGGCGACGAGCACCACGCGGCGCGGCGCCTCGGCCGCGACCAGGCGGTACGCACCCTTGGCGCACAGGTTCTCCGAGGCGTCGGTGCGCAGCTGCGGCAGGTTCTGGCGCGACAGCGCGAGCAGCGACGGGCCGGTCGCGTCCTGAAGCGACAATTCCCAGCACTCGGCCGTCTCGATCGTGTCGCACGGGCGATAGACGTCGAGGTTGGGGATCAGCCGCAGGCTGTTGAGGTGCTCGATCGGCTGGTGGGTCGGGCCGTCCTCACCGAGGCCGATGGAATCATGCGTCATGACATAGATGACGCGCGCGTTCTGGAGCGCCGACAGGCGGATCGCCGGGCGGGCATAGTCCGCGAACACCAGGAAGGTGCCGCCGAACGGGATGATGCCGCCGTGGAGCGCCAAACCGTTCATCGCCGCGGCCATGCCGAACTCGCGGATGCCGTAATAGACATAGCGGCCGGCATAGTCGTCGCGGTTGAGCGGCTGCAGCGCCTTGGTCTTGGTGTTGTTCGAGCCGGTGAGATCGGCGGAGCCGCCGACGGTTTCCGGCAGCTGCTCGGTGATGGTGCCGAGCACCAGTTCCGACGCCTTGCGGGTCGCGAGCTTCTGCGGATTGGCCAGCAGGCCGTCGAGGTAGGGCTTGAGCGTGAAGCCCTCGGTCAGCTCGCCGGTCATGCGGCGGCGGAAGGTCGCGCCTTGCGAATCGGCGTCGCACCGCGCCTCCCAGGCGAGGCGAACGTCGCGGCTGCGGACGCCGGCGGCGGCCCAGGTTTCTGCGATCTCCTCCGGCACCTCGAACGCCTCGGGCTCCCAGCCCATGGCGAGGCGCGTCTTGGCGACGATGTCGGGGCCGAGCGCTGCGCCGTGGACGGCGCTGGTGCCTTCCTTGCCGGGCGCGCCCTTGCCGATGATGGTGCGGCACGCGATCAGCGACGGACGCGGATCGGCGATGGCTTCGTCGATCGCGCGGCAGATGTCGGCGGGGTCATGGCCGTCGCAGGCGACGGTGTGCCAGCCGGTCGCGGCATAGCGCGCGGCGACATCCTCGCTCGACGACAGCTCGACCGCGCCGTCGATGGTGATGCGGTTGTCGTCCCACAGCACGATCATGCGGCCGAGGCCGAGGTGGCCGGCAAGGCCGATCGCCTCGTGGTTGATGCCTTCCATCAGGCAGCCGTCACCGGCGATCACCCAGGTGCGGTGGTCGACCAGGTCATCGCCAAAGGTGGCGTTGAGGTGGCGCTCGGCGAGCGCGAGGCCGACGGCGGTAGCCAGGCCCTGGCCGAGCGGGCCGGTGGTGGTCTCGATGCCCGGGAGCTCAAAGTTTTCGGGGTGGCCGGCGCACGGGCTGTGCAGCTGGCGGAAGTTCTTGATGTCGTCGATGGTCGGGCGCGCATGGCCGGTCAGGTGCAGCAGTGCATAGATCAGCATCGAGCCATGGCCGGCCGACAGCACGAAGCGGTCGCGGTCCGGCCATTTGGGATCGGCGGCATCGAACTTGAGGTAGCGGGTCCACAGCACCGTCGCCACGTCCGCCATGCCCATCGGCATGCCCGGGTGCCCGGAGTTGGCGGCCTCCACCGCATCCATCGCAAGCGCACGAATCGCGTTGGCGAGCAGGGTATCCGAGGCGGCCATGAGTCATCCTTGTGACGGCGCGGTCCCCCTTGACCGCGTATGCCCGCCTTTGGGGCGGCGACCCGCCTTCGTCAACCGGCGAGCCGTGCTTGCGGCGGCCGGTCACCCCTCCTATCCGGGAACCATGGACCAGCCCCAAGCGAACCCAGGCCTCGCCCGCATTGACGCCGCGCTCCGGCGGATCGAAGCGGCTGCGCGCGCCCGTGCGGCTGCGGCCGAATCGCTCGAGCAGCGGCACGCGGCGCTGCGGGCCAGCATGGCGGAAGCGATCACCGCGCTGGACCAGGTAATCGCGGGCCAGGGCGACGACTGATGGCGCAGGTCAGCTTCACCATCGCGAATCGCTCCCACAGCGTCGCCTGCCGCGACGGCGAGGAGCCGCACCTGCTGGCCCTGGTCGAGCGGCTGCAGCGGCATGCGCCGGCAGCGATGCGGGCCTCGGCGGGGACCTCGGCGGAGCGGACGCTGCTGCTGATCGCGCTGATGCTGGCGGACGAGCTGGACGAGCGCGACCGGACGCCTGCCACGCCACCCGCCGCACCTGCGCCCGAGCCGGCAGCACCGGTGCAGGAGCCGGAGCTGCCGCAGGACCTGCTCGACGAAATCGCCGAACGGCTGGAAGCCGTCGCGGCAGCCCTTGAGGATCACGGCCACGTCGCCTAAGTTGGTCCACGGCGGGCACTGCCCGGTACGAGCCTTCATTATCCCTGAGGCTATTCATCATCCATGGGGGCTGTCCCTGCGCAGATCCTGGTCTGACGTACATGGTCCCCACCTGACGTACTGGGCGTCAGTGGATATCGCGGCCAACGGCCACGGCGGTCCCGCCACCCGCTCCCCCCGATGACGCTCGACAAAAAAGCCCTGCGCGCCCAGCTGCGCGCCGCTCGCGACGGGTTCTTTGCCGAGCACCGCCCGCGGCTGGCCGTGCCGGAGCTGCTGCGCGCGCGGCTGGCGCCGGGCGTGGTGGTCGCAAGCTATCTGCCGGTCGGAAGCGAGGCGGACCCCGCCCCGCTGGTCGACGCGGCACGAGAGGCTGGCTGCGTGCTGGCGCTCGCCTGGGTAGCGGACCGCGCGACGCCGATGGAGTTCCTGCGCTGGGACGCGGACACCGCGATCGAGGCAGGCCCGATGGGGCTGCGCCAGCCGTCCCGCAGCGCGCCCGTGGTGGTGCCGGACGTGATCCTGGCGCCCTTGGTGGGGTTCGATGCGACGCTCAACCGGCTGGGCCAGGGCGCCGGCTTCTACGACCGCGCGTTCGTGCAGCATGACGCGGCCTGGCGGCTGGGGCTCGCCTGGTCGGTGCAGCAGGTGCCCGAGCTTCCCGCCGATCCCTGGGACGTGCCGCTGCACGCCATCCTGACAGAGCAGGCGCTGCACCTGGCGGAGCAACGTTGATGCAACCGACCTGGCGCAAACCCGTGGGGATGCTCGGTATCCTGGCGTTCATCCTGTTCTGGCTGGTCGCGGTCGCGAGCCTGTCGCCGTGGATCGGCGCCCTGCCCGCGCTCGTGCAGATGCTGGTCTATGGCTTGGCCGGGGTGGCGTGGATCGCGCCGCTGAAGCCGGCGCTGCGGTGGATGGAGACGGGGCGCTGGCGGCGTTGAGCGCGGGCTGATTGCAAGCCGCGTACCCCGGCGGAGGCCGGAGCCCAGTTGCGATGTCTCCTGAGATCGCGCGCTGCCCTACCCAGCCGTGCCCAACTGGGCCCCGGCCTTCGCCGGGGTACGATCGTGAGGCTCTGACAGTCGCCGTCAGCGGGATCAGGCAAATCGTCGATGTGGGAGTGTTCGCAAGCGGCGGATCCTGCCATCGGCGGTTCAAGACCGCTGCAATGGCGCGAGTGACGGGGCTCGAACCCGCGACCTCCGGCGTGACAGGCCGGCGCTCTAACCAACTGAGCTACACCCGCTCGCTTGCGAGGAGGCGGGCTCTAGGCGAGCGATCGGGACCTGTCAAAGCCAGAATTGGCCGATCTCGCGATTTTCGCAAAAAAGTTTCGGAGGCGTATCGAAAGGCCGCAATGCCCGCGCAGACGAGTGCCTGTGAGGTCGATGTCGCGATGTCCCAGGGAGAGTTTCGCAAGCGGCGGATCAGCCATCGGCGGCTCTACGAAACCGCTGCAATGGCGCGAGT encodes:
- the tkt gene encoding transketolase, with the protein product MAASDTLLANAIRALAMDAVEAANSGHPGMPMGMADVATVLWTRYLKFDAADPKWPDRDRFVLSAGHGSMLIYALLHLTGHARPTIDDIKNFRQLHSPCAGHPENFELPGIETTTGPLGQGLATAVGLALAERHLNATFGDDLVDHRTWVIAGDGCLMEGINHEAIGLAGHLGLGRMIVLWDDNRITIDGAVELSSSEDVAARYAATGWHTVACDGHDPADICRAIDEAIADPRPSLIACRTIIGKGAPGKEGTSAVHGAALGPDIVAKTRLAMGWEPEAFEVPEEIAETWAAAGVRSRDVRLAWEARCDADSQGATFRRRMTGELTEGFTLKPYLDGLLANPQKLATRKASELVLGTITEQLPETVGGSADLTGSNNTKTKALQPLNRDDYAGRYVYYGIREFGMAAAMNGLALHGGIIPFGGTFLVFADYARPAIRLSALQNARVIYVMTHDSIGLGEDGPTHQPIEHLNSLRLIPNLDVYRPCDTIETAECWELSLQDATGPSLLALSRQNLPQLRTDASENLCAKGAYRLVAAEAPRRVVLVATGSEVELAVSARAQLEAQGIGADVVSMPCWSRFDAQPADYRRDVLPADALIVSIEAGTTMGWERYTGLDGLRFGIDRFGASGPAPKLYEYFGLTADAIATKVAAALEN
- a CDS encoding cell division protein ZapA; translated protein: MAQVSFTIANRSHSVACRDGEEPHLLALVERLQRHAPAAMRASAGTSAERTLLLIALMLADELDERDRTPATPPAAPAPEPAAPVQEPELPQDLLDEIAERLEAVAAALEDHGHVA
- a CDS encoding 5-formyltetrahydrofolate cyclo-ligase, which produces MTLDKKALRAQLRAARDGFFAEHRPRLAVPELLRARLAPGVVVASYLPVGSEADPAPLVDAAREAGCVLALAWVADRATPMEFLRWDADTAIEAGPMGLRQPSRSAPVVVPDVILAPLVGFDATLNRLGQGAGFYDRAFVQHDAAWRLGLAWSVQQVPELPADPWDVPLHAILTEQALHLAEQR
- a CDS encoding DUF2842 domain-containing protein, translating into MQPTWRKPVGMLGILAFILFWLVAVASLSPWIGALPALVQMLVYGLAGVAWIAPLKPALRWMETGRWRR